One region of Micromonospora ureilytica genomic DNA includes:
- a CDS encoding ABC transporter substrate-binding protein, with protein MSDFDPGRRRFLGHLGLAGLGALGASSFLSACASSASGPTTSNGSGAVTIQSNLSSPQAKAAMEKLIETFNAQGKGTASLNTIASETFRTQLPTYLTSANPPDLYTWYAGSVANDYASKNLLLDVSEVWKSLDDYPESLRTLSTDASGKQIFVPMNNYWWGFFYRKSNFAKWGVQEPKTWTEFLALCETLKSKGVPPIGIGLGDTPWVASAWFDYLNIRINGAPFHRELLAGKQRFDDPKVKAVFTRWREALPYFDPKGKAYPFQEATTALLAGKTGMFLIGTFFADAAPKDALGDLDFFRFPIIDPAVPLAEEAPTDGFFASAKTANPTGTKALLSYLSGVEAQEAYVKASSGIVLPANPKAKASDSPLVVKGKAMLNEAKELTQFFNRDSSDALQPTADTALTKFIDKPDQIDAILREWQAGAEKVFKG; from the coding sequence GTGAGCGACTTCGACCCCGGTCGCCGGCGATTCCTTGGCCACCTCGGGCTCGCCGGCCTGGGCGCGCTCGGCGCCAGCTCGTTCCTCAGCGCGTGCGCCAGCTCCGCCAGCGGGCCGACGACGAGCAATGGCTCGGGCGCGGTCACCATCCAGTCCAACCTCTCCTCGCCGCAGGCCAAGGCCGCGATGGAGAAGCTGATCGAGACCTTCAACGCGCAGGGCAAGGGCACGGCGAGCCTCAACACGATCGCCTCGGAGACCTTCCGGACCCAGCTGCCGACCTACCTGACCTCGGCCAATCCGCCGGACCTCTACACCTGGTACGCGGGCTCGGTCGCCAACGACTACGCCAGCAAGAACCTGCTGCTGGACGTCTCCGAGGTCTGGAAGTCGCTGGACGACTACCCCGAGTCGCTGCGCACCCTCTCCACCGACGCCAGCGGCAAGCAGATCTTCGTGCCGATGAACAACTACTGGTGGGGCTTCTTCTACCGCAAGTCCAACTTCGCGAAGTGGGGCGTACAGGAGCCGAAGACCTGGACCGAGTTCCTGGCGCTGTGCGAGACGCTGAAGAGCAAGGGCGTCCCGCCGATCGGCATCGGCCTCGGCGACACCCCGTGGGTGGCCTCGGCCTGGTTCGACTACCTCAACATCCGGATCAACGGCGCGCCGTTCCACCGCGAGCTGCTCGCCGGCAAGCAGCGCTTCGACGACCCGAAGGTCAAGGCGGTCTTCACCCGCTGGCGCGAGGCCCTGCCCTACTTCGATCCCAAGGGCAAGGCGTACCCGTTCCAGGAGGCGACCACAGCTCTGCTGGCCGGCAAGACCGGCATGTTCCTGATCGGCACGTTCTTCGCCGACGCGGCACCCAAGGACGCGCTCGGCGACCTGGACTTCTTCCGGTTCCCGATCATCGACCCGGCGGTGCCGCTGGCCGAGGAGGCGCCGACCGACGGCTTCTTCGCCAGCGCGAAGACCGCCAACCCGACCGGCACCAAGGCCCTGCTCAGCTACCTCTCCGGGGTCGAGGCCCAGGAGGCGTACGTCAAGGCCAGCTCCGGCATCGTGCTGCCGGCCAACCCCAAGGCCAAGGCGTCGGACTCGCCGCTGGTGGTCAAGGGCAAGGCGATGCTGAACGAGGCCAAGGAGTTGACCCAGTTCTTCAACCGCGACTCCAGCGACGCACTCCAGCCGACCGCGGACACCGCGCTTACCAAGTTCATCGACAAGCCGGACCAGATCGACGCGATCCTGCGGGAGTGGCAGGCCGGCGCCGAGAAGGTCTTCAAGGGCTGA
- a CDS encoding SDR family NAD(P)-dependent oxidoreductase, whose protein sequence is MRRLEGKNALVTGAMGGIGAATARRLAAEGAAVALLDVADTAPLAEELTARGDRALSVVGDVSDEADWTAAVRAVRERLGPVDILVSTAYAVRVAPAHETSRQSWDHQLGVSLTGSFLGVRACLDDLRARSGAVVLISSVHALVGLPGRPAYAAAKGGLLALGRQLAVEYGPQVRVNTVLPGPILTAAWADVSEEDRQQSIAETVAKRFGTPDEVAATVAFLASPDAAYITGASLVVDGGWTAVKASA, encoded by the coding sequence ATGCGCCGGCTTGAGGGCAAGAACGCGCTGGTCACCGGCGCGATGGGTGGGATCGGCGCGGCCACCGCCCGGCGGCTCGCCGCCGAGGGGGCAGCTGTCGCGCTGCTCGACGTGGCCGACACGGCACCGCTTGCCGAAGAACTGACAGCGCGAGGCGACCGCGCACTGTCCGTAGTGGGCGATGTCAGCGACGAGGCCGACTGGACGGCCGCCGTGCGCGCCGTACGGGAACGCCTCGGCCCGGTCGACATCCTGGTCAGCACCGCGTACGCCGTGCGGGTCGCCCCGGCCCACGAGACCAGCCGACAGTCCTGGGACCACCAGCTCGGCGTCAGCCTCACCGGCTCGTTCCTCGGCGTCCGCGCCTGCCTGGACGACCTGCGGGCACGCTCGGGCGCGGTGGTGCTGATCTCCTCGGTGCACGCGCTGGTCGGGTTGCCCGGCCGGCCCGCGTACGCCGCTGCCAAGGGTGGCCTGCTCGCGCTCGGCCGCCAACTCGCCGTGGAGTACGGCCCGCAGGTCCGGGTCAACACCGTGCTGCCCGGGCCGATCCTCACCGCCGCCTGGGCCGACGTGTCCGAAGAGGACCGGCAGCAGAGCATCGCGGAGACCGTCGCCAAGCGCTTCGGCACACCGGACGAGGTGGCCGCCACTGTCGCCTTCCTCGCCTCGCCGGACGCCGCCTACATCACCGGCGCGAGCCTCGTGGTGGACGGTGGCTGGACAGCGGTGAAAGCCTCGGCCTGA
- a CDS encoding FadR/GntR family transcriptional regulator has translation MAQYARRGVHGQTVEAIARRILTGEIAAGATLNIVALQEEFDVSLTALREALKVLSAKGIVDARQKRGTFVRPRADWNLLDGDVIRWQFAEGTDQRLLDQLHEVRAIIEPAAARLAATRATEDDLIALDGALAEMAHANGDPAAAIAADLAFHRALLTATHNELLERMEVVMETGLAERDRLVHGGTPHDDPVPSHRAVVDALRDRDETAAETAMRQLLDKAVRDVEKVRGRRGSQ, from the coding sequence TTGGCACAGTACGCACGCCGCGGCGTCCACGGGCAGACCGTCGAAGCGATCGCCCGTCGCATCCTCACCGGCGAGATCGCCGCCGGCGCGACACTGAACATCGTCGCGTTGCAGGAGGAGTTCGACGTCAGTCTCACGGCGCTCCGCGAGGCGCTGAAGGTCCTCTCGGCCAAGGGCATCGTCGACGCCCGGCAGAAGCGCGGCACCTTCGTCCGACCCCGCGCGGACTGGAACCTGCTCGACGGTGACGTGATCCGCTGGCAGTTCGCCGAGGGCACCGACCAGCGGTTGCTCGACCAACTGCACGAGGTGCGCGCCATCATCGAGCCCGCCGCCGCACGGCTGGCCGCCACCCGCGCCACCGAGGACGACCTGATCGCCCTCGACGGAGCACTTGCCGAGATGGCCCATGCCAACGGTGATCCCGCCGCCGCCATCGCCGCCGACCTCGCCTTCCACCGCGCGCTGCTCACCGCCACCCACAACGAGCTGCTGGAGCGGATGGAGGTGGTGATGGAGACCGGGCTCGCCGAACGGGACCGTCTGGTGCACGGCGGCACCCCGCACGACGACCCGGTGCCCAGCCACCGCGCGGTGGTCGACGCGCTGCGCGACCGGGACGAGACGGCGGCCGAGACCGCGATGCGTCAGTTGCTGGACAAGGCCGTCCGCGACGTCGAGAAGGTACGGGGACGAAGGGGCAGTCAGTGA
- the dgoD gene encoding galactonate dehydratase → MKIERIETFLVAPRWLFCRVETDDGLVGWGEPVVEGRAEVVRSAVEVLSEYLIGADPLRIEQHWQVLTKGGFYRGGPILSSAVAGLDQALWDIAGQAYGAPVHALLGGPVRDRVRIYSWIGGDEPGEVADAAAAQVAAGLTGVKMNACGRLSPIPTSAEVDEVVGRVAAAREVLGPDRDIAVDFHGRAGMAAVRRILPELAALRPFFVEEPVLPDQAHHLRDIVASTPIPVATGERLYGRSEFLGPLQAGVAVVQPDLSHAGGISEVRRIAALAETYGALLAPHCPLGPISLAASLQVAFATPNFLIQEQSIGIHYNAGSELLDYLVDPEPFRFVDGHIARLDRPGLGITVDESAVRKAAQTPHAWRNPVWQHADGSFAEW, encoded by the coding sequence GTGAAGATCGAGCGGATCGAGACCTTCCTGGTCGCGCCACGGTGGTTGTTCTGCCGGGTGGAGACCGACGACGGGCTGGTCGGGTGGGGTGAGCCGGTGGTCGAGGGCCGCGCCGAGGTGGTGCGCAGCGCCGTCGAGGTGCTCTCCGAATACCTGATCGGCGCCGACCCGTTGCGCATCGAGCAGCACTGGCAGGTGCTCACCAAGGGCGGCTTCTACCGGGGCGGCCCGATCCTCTCCAGCGCGGTCGCCGGCCTCGACCAGGCGCTCTGGGACATCGCCGGGCAGGCGTACGGCGCACCGGTGCACGCGCTGCTCGGCGGGCCGGTGCGCGACCGGGTACGGATCTACTCGTGGATCGGCGGGGACGAGCCCGGCGAGGTGGCCGACGCCGCCGCCGCGCAGGTCGCCGCCGGCCTCACCGGGGTCAAGATGAACGCCTGCGGGCGGCTCTCGCCGATCCCCACCTCGGCCGAGGTGGACGAGGTCGTCGGCCGGGTGGCCGCCGCCCGCGAGGTGCTCGGCCCCGACCGGGACATCGCTGTGGACTTCCACGGTCGCGCCGGAATGGCCGCGGTCCGCCGGATCCTGCCCGAGCTGGCCGCCCTGCGCCCGTTCTTCGTGGAGGAGCCGGTCCTGCCCGATCAGGCTCACCACCTGCGCGACATCGTGGCCAGCACGCCGATCCCGGTGGCCACCGGCGAGCGGCTCTACGGTCGCTCCGAGTTCCTCGGCCCGTTGCAGGCCGGGGTCGCCGTGGTCCAACCGGACCTGTCGCACGCCGGTGGGATCTCCGAGGTCCGCCGGATCGCCGCGCTGGCCGAGACGTACGGCGCGCTGCTCGCCCCGCACTGCCCGCTCGGCCCGATCTCCCTGGCGGCCAGCCTCCAGGTGGCCTTCGCGACACCGAACTTCCTGATCCAGGAGCAGAGCATCGGCATCCACTACAACGCCGGCTCGGAGTTGCTGGACTACCTGGTCGACCCGGAGCCGTTCCGGTTCGTGGACGGGCACATCGCCCGCCTCGACCGGCCCGGGTTGGGCATCACCGTCGACGAGTCGGCCGTCCGCAAGGCCGCCCAGACCCCACACGCCTGGCGCAACCCGGTCTGGCAGCACGCCGACGGGTCGTTCGCCGAGTGGTGA
- a CDS encoding bifunctional 4-hydroxy-2-oxoglutarate aldolase/2-dehydro-3-deoxy-phosphogluconate aldolase, with amino-acid sequence MNLLDELRTHRLLAIVRGPDPAAALTAVLTVAESGVALVEVSLTSADALGVLRRARAALGPDFALGAGTVLSAEDARAAADAGAGFLVTPAIAPSLAEGGRLGLPVLAGALTPTEVVRATDGGAAAIKLFPASLGGPDYLGALRDPFPGTAFVPVGGVDADSARRYLDRGATAIGVGSPLLGDAVRGGEPAALRERVAAFLAAVRP; translated from the coding sequence ATGAACCTGCTCGACGAGTTGCGTACCCATCGACTGCTGGCCATCGTTCGCGGCCCGGACCCGGCCGCCGCGCTGACCGCCGTGCTCACAGTGGCCGAGAGCGGCGTCGCCCTGGTCGAGGTCTCGTTGACAAGCGCCGACGCGCTCGGCGTCCTCCGCCGCGCCCGGGCCGCTCTCGGGCCCGACTTCGCCCTGGGCGCGGGCACCGTGCTCAGCGCCGAGGACGCCCGCGCGGCGGCCGACGCGGGCGCCGGTTTCCTGGTCACCCCGGCGATCGCACCGAGCCTCGCCGAGGGTGGCCGGCTCGGTCTGCCGGTGCTCGCCGGTGCCCTCACCCCCACCGAGGTGGTGCGGGCCACCGACGGTGGGGCCGCCGCGATCAAGCTCTTCCCGGCCTCCCTCGGCGGGCCCGACTACCTCGGCGCCCTGCGCGACCCGTTCCCCGGTACCGCGTTCGTGCCGGTCGGTGGGGTCGACGCGGACAGCGCGCGGCGCTACCTCGACCGGGGGGCGACAGCAATCGGCGTCGGTTCCCCGCTGCTCGGCGACGCCGTCCGAGGCGGCGAGCCGGCGGCGTTGCGCGAGCGCGTCGCCGCCTTCCTCGCGGCGGTGCGGCCGTGA
- a CDS encoding sugar kinase, whose product MTDLLTLGETMAAFRTTGPLRLGGTAGISVAGSESNVAIGLARLGHQAAWVGVTGADEPGELVRRTLRAEGVDLTWSRVDATAPTGLILFENRVADINRVTYHRSGSAGSRLGPADVTRAFDAPGPPPRLLHVTGITCALGVEPYQAVVEAVRRARAAGGTICLDVNHRNRLWSVAEAAAALRPLLPSIDLVIASDDELAVLTDATDPAPALLSAGVTEVVVKHGAGGATSHSANGTIHCPARTVPVVDTVGAGDAFVAGLLSGWLDGVDAPTRLDRAVTTGAFAVATRGDWEGLPDRAELALLDHGPGGTVR is encoded by the coding sequence GTGACCGACCTGCTCACGCTCGGCGAGACGATGGCGGCGTTCCGCACCACCGGCCCACTGCGGCTGGGCGGCACCGCCGGGATCTCCGTCGCCGGCTCCGAGTCGAACGTGGCGATCGGCCTGGCCCGGCTCGGCCACCAGGCTGCCTGGGTCGGTGTCACAGGCGCCGACGAGCCCGGCGAGCTGGTCCGCCGTACGCTGCGCGCCGAGGGCGTCGACCTGACCTGGTCCCGGGTCGACGCGACAGCCCCGACCGGGCTGATTCTCTTCGAGAACCGGGTCGCCGACATCAACCGGGTCACCTACCACCGCTCCGGGTCGGCCGGCTCCCGGCTGGGCCCGGCCGACGTCACCCGGGCCTTCGACGCGCCCGGACCACCACCCCGGCTGCTGCACGTCACCGGGATCACCTGCGCGCTCGGCGTCGAGCCGTACCAGGCGGTGGTGGAGGCCGTCCGGCGCGCCCGCGCGGCCGGCGGCACGATCTGCCTGGACGTCAACCACCGCAACCGGCTCTGGTCGGTCGCGGAGGCGGCCGCCGCGCTGCGCCCACTACTGCCCTCGATCGACCTGGTGATCGCCTCCGACGACGAGTTGGCAGTGCTGACCGACGCGACCGACCCGGCCCCGGCGCTACTCTCGGCCGGAGTCACCGAGGTCGTGGTCAAACACGGCGCCGGTGGGGCGACAAGCCACAGCGCGAACGGCACCATCCACTGTCCGGCCCGGACGGTGCCGGTGGTGGACACCGTCGGCGCGGGCGACGCCTTCGTCGCCGGGCTGCTCTCCGGCTGGCTCGACGGCGTCGACGCCCCGACCCGACTGGACCGGGCCGTCACCACCGGTGCGTTCGCGGTCGCCACCCGGGGCGACTGGGAGGGCCTGCCCGATCGGGCCGAGCTGGCGCTGCTCGACCACGGCCCCGGCGGTACGGTCCGCTGA
- a CDS encoding SMP-30/gluconolactonase/LRE family protein: MELTEPTVWSTDRLELGEGLRWVDDRLVLVDLLAGRLLETDGNAPTPLRELRRLDVPLGAVAPVVDRPGEWLAAAGTGVTVLPATGDPRPVAELVADASEPTRMNDAVADPHGRFWAGSMTYAMVPGGGTLFRLTPGAEPVPAVTGLTIPNGPAFDADGTTMYLADTPRGEIDRFTVDPATGDLRGREPFLRLTPADGGPDGMTVDAAGHLWIALWGGSAVRRYRPDGTLDREIRLPAKQPAGICLGGPDLRRLFIGTARVGLDTAGPQDGALLAVDVAVPGLPAARAGAPAS; encoded by the coding sequence ATGGAGCTGACCGAGCCGACCGTCTGGAGCACCGACCGGCTGGAGTTGGGTGAGGGCCTACGCTGGGTCGACGACCGGCTGGTCCTCGTCGACCTGCTGGCCGGGCGACTGCTGGAAACCGACGGCAACGCCCCGACCCCACTGCGGGAGCTGCGCCGCCTCGACGTGCCGCTCGGCGCAGTCGCCCCGGTGGTCGACCGACCCGGTGAATGGCTGGCCGCCGCCGGGACCGGCGTCACGGTGCTGCCCGCCACCGGCGACCCCCGACCGGTCGCCGAGCTGGTCGCCGACGCGTCCGAGCCGACCCGGATGAACGACGCGGTCGCCGACCCGCACGGCCGCTTCTGGGCCGGCAGCATGACGTACGCGATGGTGCCCGGCGGGGGCACACTGTTCCGCCTCACCCCGGGTGCCGAGCCGGTCCCCGCGGTGACCGGGCTGACCATCCCGAACGGGCCGGCGTTCGACGCGGACGGCACCACCATGTACCTGGCCGACACCCCGCGCGGCGAGATCGACAGGTTCACCGTCGACCCCGCCACCGGAGACCTGCGCGGGCGGGAGCCGTTCCTGCGGCTCACCCCCGCCGACGGCGGCCCGGACGGCATGACGGTCGACGCGGCCGGCCACCTCTGGATCGCGCTGTGGGGCGGCTCCGCGGTACGCCGCTACCGGCCCGACGGCACCCTCGACCGGGAGATCCGGCTACCGGCCAAGCAGCCGGCCGGCATCTGCCTGGGCGGCCCGGACCTGCGGCGACTCTTCATCGGCACCGCCCGGGTGGGGCTGGACACGGCGGGCCCGCAGGACGGTGCGCTCCTCGCGGTGGACGTCGCGGTGCCCGGCCTGCCCGCCGCGCGCGCCGGCGCGCCAGCGAGCTGA
- a CDS encoding L-dopachrome tautomerase-related protein produces MNGPVGDEPMGELELVHTFTGPMPTGVSVSHRGRIFVNFPKWGDEVPATVVELRDGQEMPYPDQAWNDPSGDDDAGAFVSVQSIVVDPADRLWVLDTGSPMFQPTKPGGPKLVRIDLETDTVAQVITFPTDVAPPTTYLNDVRFDLRRGESGVAYITDSAASGPNGIIVVDLASGASWRRLHDHPSTKAEPLTTFRPVVEGRPFLERPADGPPKPLTMGSDGIAISADGDRLYYCPLASRHLHSVSTEALADPGVTQEAVAATVVDEGEKGTASDGLESDDAGRLYLTSYEHNAVLRRLPDGEYETLVHDPRLLWPDTMSVATDGYLYVTANQLHRQPQYQRGKDLRRKPYALFRTRIDAGPVLLRP; encoded by the coding sequence ATGAACGGGCCGGTCGGCGACGAGCCGATGGGCGAGCTGGAATTGGTGCACACCTTCACCGGCCCGATGCCGACCGGTGTGAGCGTCTCGCACCGGGGCCGGATCTTCGTCAACTTCCCGAAGTGGGGCGACGAGGTGCCGGCCACAGTCGTCGAGCTGCGCGACGGCCAGGAGATGCCCTACCCCGACCAGGCGTGGAACGACCCGTCCGGCGACGACGACGCCGGCGCGTTCGTCTCGGTGCAGAGCATCGTGGTGGACCCGGCAGACCGGCTCTGGGTGCTGGACACCGGCAGCCCGATGTTCCAGCCCACGAAGCCGGGCGGCCCCAAGCTGGTCCGGATCGACCTGGAAACCGACACGGTCGCCCAGGTGATCACCTTTCCGACGGACGTGGCGCCGCCGACGACGTACCTCAACGACGTCCGCTTCGACCTGCGGCGGGGCGAGTCGGGGGTCGCGTACATCACCGACTCGGCGGCTTCCGGGCCGAACGGGATCATCGTGGTCGACCTGGCCAGCGGGGCCTCCTGGCGGCGGCTGCACGACCACCCGTCCACCAAGGCGGAGCCGCTGACGACGTTCCGCCCGGTGGTCGAGGGCCGACCGTTCCTCGAACGGCCGGCCGACGGGCCACCGAAACCACTGACAATGGGCTCCGACGGCATCGCCATCTCCGCCGACGGCGATCGGCTCTACTACTGCCCGTTGGCGTCCCGGCACTTGCACAGCGTCTCCACCGAGGCGCTGGCCGACCCCGGCGTCACCCAGGAGGCGGTCGCCGCGACAGTGGTCGACGAGGGCGAGAAGGGCACCGCCTCGGACGGCTTGGAGAGCGACGACGCGGGGCGGCTCTACCTCACCTCGTACGAGCACAACGCGGTGCTGCGTCGACTGCCGGACGGCGAGTACGAAACCCTGGTGCACGACCCGCGACTGCTCTGGCCGGACACCATGTCGGTGGCCACCGACGGATACCTCTACGTCACCGCCAACCAACTGCACCGGCAGCCGCAGTACCAGCGCGGCAAGGACCTGCGACGCAAGCCGTACGCGCTGTTCCGCACCCGCATCGACGCCGGCCCGGTGCTGCTCCGCCCCTGA
- a CDS encoding dienelactone hydrolase family protein produces the protein MLTTTVDIPTSDGVADASLTRPDGDGPFPAVLLFMDAFGPRPRLVEMAERIAARGYLVLTPHLFYRAGRAPLFDLSRLGEADQRAALFEKIMPLVGALTPEVISRDTAAFLDFLAARDDVRPGPVAITGYCMGGTNALRAIEAHPDRIAAIASFHGGRIVTEAPDSPHLGVASITGELYFGHADADQSMTPEQIATLEKALDAAGVRYRSEVYTGAHHGYTMADTPAYDEQATERHWAALFDLLDRTLPVS, from the coding sequence GTGCTGACGACGACGGTGGACATCCCGACCAGCGACGGAGTGGCGGACGCGAGCCTGACCCGACCGGACGGCGACGGCCCGTTCCCGGCGGTGCTGCTCTTCATGGACGCCTTCGGGCCGCGCCCGCGCCTGGTCGAGATGGCCGAGCGGATCGCCGCCCGGGGCTACCTGGTGCTGACGCCCCACCTGTTCTACCGGGCCGGTCGGGCACCGCTGTTCGACCTGTCCCGCCTCGGCGAGGCCGACCAGCGCGCCGCGCTCTTCGAGAAGATCATGCCGCTGGTCGGCGCGTTGACCCCCGAGGTGATCAGCCGGGACACCGCAGCGTTCCTCGACTTCCTGGCCGCCCGCGACGACGTCCGGCCGGGCCCGGTCGCGATCACCGGTTACTGCATGGGCGGCACGAACGCGCTACGGGCCATCGAGGCCCACCCGGACCGCATCGCCGCGATTGCCAGCTTCCACGGAGGGCGGATCGTCACCGAGGCACCAGACAGCCCACACCTGGGCGTCGCCTCGATCACCGGCGAGCTGTACTTCGGGCACGCCGACGCCGACCAGTCGATGACGCCCGAGCAGATCGCCACGCTGGAGAAGGCGCTCGACGCCGCGGGAGTGCGCTACCGCTCCGAGGTGTACACCGGGGCGCACCACGGCTACACCATGGCCGACACCCCGGCGTACGACGAGCAGGCCACCGAGCGTCACTGGGCCGCCCTGTTCGACCTCCTGGACCGCACCCTGCCCGTCAGCTGA
- a CDS encoding SAV_915 family protein codes for MDEAPIIFAVPVRDLPGRLVRTVRTGRSPQGQRVGIAFTRPELLVAAMGADQQWVELCESALRGMLRPLGIDRIQVDPLLVAPPLDRVDPMPRVDQARTKRTASATTKPLVSSVRISTLPSVPAVNG; via the coding sequence ATGGACGAGGCCCCGATAATCTTCGCCGTTCCGGTGCGCGACCTGCCGGGACGGTTGGTGCGGACGGTGCGGACCGGCCGTTCGCCGCAGGGGCAACGGGTGGGCATCGCCTTCACCCGACCGGAGCTGCTGGTCGCCGCGATGGGCGCGGACCAGCAGTGGGTAGAGCTGTGCGAGTCCGCACTGCGGGGCATGCTGCGCCCGCTCGGCATCGACCGGATCCAGGTCGACCCGCTGCTGGTGGCGCCGCCACTCGACCGGGTGGATCCGATGCCTCGCGTCGATCAGGCACGGACGAAGCGGACCGCGTCGGCGACCACGAAGCCGTTGGTGTCTTCGGTACGGATCAGCACGCTGCCGTCGGTGCCCGCCGTGAACGGGTAG
- a CDS encoding FAD-dependent oxidoreductase, with amino-acid sequence MSLHLSRRRLLTAGGAGLVLAGLTDPFRAGPARAAVTTADLVVYGATSGGLAAAITMRRLGRTAVVVEPTSHVGGLSTAGLGATDTGVQASIGGLAAEFYRRVYVKYHGGTLTPTSPLRMTFEPHVAATVFAEMLAEAGVPVVIDARLAGIGRTGDRITELRTEDGSIYRGGVFVDATYEGDLLAMAGVGFTVGRESNDTYGETINGVQSRNTHQFAYPIDPYVTAGSPASGLLPGISAAPLAPQGSGDDKIQAYCFRMCLTQTANRIPFGKPSGYDPIRYELLLRHIQAGYAGPYFTTHSIGGGKTDSNNNGAVSTDNIGFNYAYPTASWAARESIIAEHRTYQQGLMWFLANDPRLPASVRDSTARWGLPVDEFTSTGGWPPMLYIREARRMVSAYVMTEADCRGRVRASDSVGLASYTMDSHNCQRVVVDGKVRNEGDVQIGVPAPYPVSYRAIVPHQAQCANLVVPVCLSSSHIAYGSIRMEPVFMILGQAAATAASLALTGNLAVQAVSVPALQARLRQDGAVLEWGSTSEVILDNASTSGITRAGTWLRSTSIGGYYGPDYEHDGNTAKGVNRLRFRPILPTSGSWTVQLRWTADPNRATNVPVDIAYSGGLITRTVDQRQAGGQWMALGTYPFTAGTDGSVLIRTEDTNGFVVADAVRFVRA; translated from the coding sequence GTGTCTCTGCACCTGTCCCGTCGTCGGCTGCTGACCGCCGGCGGCGCCGGCCTCGTCCTGGCCGGTCTCACCGACCCGTTCCGGGCCGGCCCCGCCCGAGCCGCCGTCACCACCGCCGACCTGGTCGTCTACGGCGCCACCTCCGGCGGGTTGGCCGCCGCGATCACCATGCGCCGGCTCGGCCGCACCGCAGTGGTGGTGGAACCCACAAGCCACGTCGGTGGGTTGAGCACCGCCGGGCTGGGCGCCACCGACACCGGCGTCCAGGCGTCCATCGGTGGGCTGGCCGCCGAGTTCTACCGCCGGGTGTACGTGAAGTACCACGGCGGAACCCTCACGCCGACGTCGCCGCTGCGGATGACCTTCGAACCGCACGTCGCCGCCACAGTCTTCGCCGAGATGCTGGCCGAGGCGGGCGTCCCGGTGGTCATCGACGCCCGGCTGGCCGGTATCGGTCGCACCGGCGACCGGATCACCGAGCTGCGCACCGAAGACGGGTCGATCTACCGGGGCGGGGTGTTCGTCGACGCCACCTACGAGGGCGATCTGCTGGCCATGGCCGGAGTGGGGTTCACCGTCGGACGGGAGTCCAACGACACCTACGGCGAAACGATCAACGGGGTGCAGTCGCGCAACACCCACCAGTTCGCGTACCCGATCGACCCGTACGTCACGGCCGGCTCGCCCGCCAGCGGCCTGCTGCCGGGCATCTCCGCCGCCCCACTCGCCCCGCAGGGCAGCGGCGACGACAAGATCCAGGCGTACTGCTTCCGGATGTGCCTGACCCAGACAGCCAACCGGATCCCGTTCGGCAAACCGTCCGGCTACGACCCGATCCGGTACGAGCTGCTGCTGCGGCACATCCAGGCCGGCTACGCCGGACCGTACTTCACCACCCACTCGATCGGCGGCGGGAAGACCGACTCCAACAACAACGGTGCCGTCTCCACCGACAACATCGGCTTCAACTACGCGTACCCGACGGCGAGTTGGGCGGCGCGGGAGAGCATCATCGCCGAGCACCGCACCTACCAGCAGGGGCTGATGTGGTTCCTGGCCAACGACCCCCGACTGCCGGCGTCGGTCCGCGACTCGACCGCCCGGTGGGGGCTGCCCGTGGACGAGTTCACCAGCACCGGTGGCTGGCCGCCGATGCTCTACATCCGCGAGGCCCGCCGGATGGTCTCCGCGTACGTGATGACCGAGGCCGACTGCCGGGGCCGGGTACGCGCCAGCGACTCGGTGGGGCTGGCCAGCTACACGATGGACTCGCACAACTGTCAGCGGGTCGTCGTCGACGGCAAGGTGCGCAACGAGGGGGACGTGCAGATCGGCGTACCGGCGCCGTACCCGGTGAGCTACCGCGCGATCGTTCCGCACCAGGCCCAGTGCGCCAACTTGGTGGTGCCGGTCTGCCTCTCGTCGAGCCACATCGCGTACGGCTCGATCCGGATGGAACCCGTGTTCATGATCCTCGGCCAGGCGGCGGCCACCGCGGCGTCCCTGGCGCTCACCGGGAACCTCGCCGTGCAGGCCGTCTCCGTGCCCGCCCTCCAGGCCCGGCTACGCCAGGACGGCGCCGTGCTGGAGTGGGGTTCCACCAGCGAGGTGATCCTGGACAACGCGTCGACCAGCGGGATCACCCGGGCCGGGACGTGGCTGCGCAGCACCAGCATCGGCGGCTACTACGGCCCCGACTACGAGCACGACGGCAACACCGCCAAGGGCGTCAACCGGCTGCGGTTCCGCCCGATCCTGCCCACCTCCGGGTCGTGGACCGTGCAGTTGCGCTGGACCGCGGATCCGAACCGGGCGACAAACGTGCCTGTGGACATCGCGTACTCCGGGGGGTTGATCACCCGGACGGTGGACCAGCGGCAGGCCGGCGGCCAGTGGATGGCGCTGGGCACCTACCCGTTCACGGCGGGCACCGACGGCAGCGTGCTGATCCGTACCGAAGACACCAACGGCTTCGTGGTCGCCGACGCGGTCCGCTTCGTCCGTGCCTGA